One Rissa tridactyla isolate bRisTri1 chromosome 4, bRisTri1.patW.cur.20221130, whole genome shotgun sequence DNA window includes the following coding sequences:
- the IMMP1L gene encoding mitochondrial inner membrane protease subunit 1, whose translation MLRNVLGKTFRFLGYTVQYGCIAHCAFEYLGGIVVCSGPSMEPTIQNSDIVFSENLSRHFYCIRKGDIVIVKSPNDPKSNICKRVIGLEGDKVCTSNPSDFLKSHSYVPKGHVWLEGDNLRNSTDSRCYGPVPYGLIRGRICFKIWPLNDFGFLRASPNGHRFLDD comes from the exons ATGCTTCGCAATGTCCTAGGAAAAACCTTTCGATTTCTCGGGTATACTGTGCAATATGGCTGCATAGCGCATTGTGCCTTTGAGTACCTTGGAGGAATTGTGgtg tgtTCTGGACCTTCAATGGAACCAACCATTCAAAATTCTGATATTGTCTTTTCGGAGAACCTTAGCCGCCACTTTTATTGCATTCGAAA aggAGATATTGTAATTGTGAAAAGCCCAAATGACCCCAAATCAAATATCTGTAAAAGAGTAATTGGCTTGGAAGGGGATAAAGTCTGCACAAGCAACCCTTCAGATTTCCTTAAGAGTCACAGCTAT GTACCTAAAGGACATGTTTGGTTAGAAGGTGATAATCTCAGGAATTCTACAGATTCCAGGTGCTATGGACCTGTTCCTTATGGATTGATAAGAGGACGCATTTGTTTTAAG ATATGGCCTCTGAATGACTTTGGATTTCTACGTGCAAGCCCCAACGGCCATAGATTTCTTGATGATTAA